The following are from one region of the Rhizobium sullae genome:
- a CDS encoding baeRF12 domain-containing protein has product MADIKVPWESWVVVCDGAKALIMRNAGNALLMNLQVYETLSQPSEPTRELGSDKPGRAHAPDGTSGSAMEQTDWQAQAEADFLRQIAAKLDKLVREKNARRIILVAPPKALGTLRPNLSAEALAAISAEVPKDYTNMPVDEIERRLVA; this is encoded by the coding sequence ATGGCTGACATCAAAGTGCCGTGGGAATCATGGGTTGTGGTCTGTGATGGTGCGAAGGCTTTGATCATGCGCAATGCAGGCAATGCGCTTCTCATGAACCTGCAGGTGTATGAAACGCTGAGCCAACCCAGCGAGCCCACCCGCGAACTCGGCTCCGATAAGCCGGGACGGGCCCACGCTCCGGACGGCACGAGCGGCAGCGCCATGGAGCAAACGGACTGGCAGGCGCAGGCGGAAGCCGATTTTCTGAGGCAGATCGCTGCGAAGCTGGATAAGCTGGTCCGTGAAAAAAACGCTCGCCGTATCATCCTGGTGGCGCCGCCCAAGGCGCTCGGTACTTTGAGGCCGAACCTGAGCGCCGAAGCGCTGGCAGCTATCTCGGCGGAAGTCCCCAAGGATTATACCAACATGCCGGTCGATGAGATCGAGCGCCGCCTGGTTGCCTGA